Proteins from a genomic interval of Schaalia odontolytica:
- a CDS encoding CrcB family protein yields the protein MRRTRIPDSVVVGAGGVAGSAARAALDQVAAMYPARGLFLPWSTLAVNALGAFGLGLLGAWVAGRIASGAGDPSSLRRLRLLAGTGFAGAFTTYGTYIIASVGYASLNGVAEAVAQSLGLLVLGGACAWAGTEVGQRLGDTGRAAAARRAGGDQA from the coding sequence GTCGTGGTCGGAGCGGGCGGGGTCGCGGGTAGCGCCGCCCGCGCCGCGTTGGACCAGGTCGCGGCCATGTACCCGGCGCGAGGCCTTTTTCTTCCGTGGTCGACGCTGGCGGTCAACGCGCTGGGCGCGTTTGGCCTGGGGCTGCTCGGCGCGTGGGTCGCGGGCAGGATCGCGAGCGGAGCGGGGGATCCGTCGTCGCTGCGCCGCCTCAGGCTCCTGGCCGGAACGGGCTTCGCCGGGGCGTTTACCACCTACGGAACCTACATCATCGCCTCGGTGGGCTACGCCTCTCTCAACGGAGTCGCCGAGGCCGTCGCACAGTCCCTGGGCCTGCTGGTCCTGGGCGGGGCGTGCGCGTGGGCGGGCACGGAGGTTGGGCAACGGCTGGGCGATACCGGGCGCGCGGCAGCTGCACGGAGGGCAGGGGGCGATCAAGCGTGA
- a CDS encoding fluoride efflux transporter FluC: MNAAVYAAVALAGGAGACARFWLDRATQRGLSAWGDPAAGRLGILVVNVLGCFLAGVATQAVPAEIMPIVSTGFLGGFTTFSTAVVDSVTLWADGFRGRSLALAFGTWAASWAAAVAGIALAG; encoded by the coding sequence GTGAACGCCGCCGTGTACGCGGCCGTCGCCCTGGCGGGAGGCGCGGGGGCGTGCGCGAGGTTCTGGCTGGACCGCGCGACGCAGCGGGGCCTGTCGGCCTGGGGTGATCCGGCGGCAGGGCGCCTGGGAATACTGGTCGTCAACGTCCTGGGTTGCTTCCTCGCCGGGGTGGCCACCCAGGCGGTGCCCGCCGAGATAATGCCGATCGTGTCAACGGGGTTCCTGGGCGGCTTCACGACGTTCTCAACCGCCGTCGTGGACTCGGTCACCCTGTGGGCGGACGGCTTCCGGGGGCGTAGCCTGGCGCTCGCGTTCGGCACCTGGGCGGCATCGTGGGCGGCCGCCGTGGCGGGCATCGCCCTCGCTGGGTGA